The sequence below is a genomic window from Candidatus Nanopelagicales bacterium.
AGCGCCAGCCCGAACTCGGTACCCAGCACCCGGTGCACCTCGGCCATCACGGCGCCACGGTCGCGACCCTCGGCCACGGACAGCCGCAGCGTCCGCGGCCCGTTCGGCCCGCGCTCGATCTCCACCGCGTCGATGCCCGGTACGTCGACCAGCGCCTGCTCGAGGCTGCGCGCGCCGGACCCGTCCACCCTCCGAGGCTAGCGGCGACACCCGCCCCGACACCGCCGGACAGAGCACGCGGAGCAGGGCGAGCGGAGGGCGACACAGCGATGCCGACCGGTCATCCGGGGCGTGCACCGCACCGTGACCAGAGTCGGGCATATAGGGCAACTGCCCGATGTGCGATCGCGAGAGGCGTGCCTACGGTCCGTCCACCTGTGCCGTTCCCGTCCTGCCAGCGGGGCCGAGCAGGCAGACACATCGGGGGCTCGTCGGGACGGGGTGACGTGAGATGACGCTGGTCGTACGCCTGAGCGTGGTCATTGCCACGACCGTGGGGCTGATCGCCGCCTCGCTCACGGGGGTGACCGGTCCCCTTCCTACCGCGCCGCCCGCGATCGCGGCGGAACCGCCGCCTCCCCCGCCGATCATCGACCGCAACCAGCTGGTCGACCTGAACGGGGCGCTGGTCTCCGACTGGGTCTACTCGGCCGGCGAGTTCGAGGCCGCCGCGGTCCAGGAGGTCGTCCAGCACTTCAGCCTTCCCCCGTCGGACACGGCCGCCGTCATGGGCTGGGCGCGCGACCAGGTGCGGGCGCAGATGTGGGCCGACCTGGGCTCGATCATCACGAACGGACCAGACCCCGGCCGCCCCTACGAGGCGGACATGCGGGACTGGTTCCGGACGGTCATCCAGCGGGAGAACGTGGCCGCGGCGCAGGGCGCCGTGGACGAATACCTGAAGTACTCCGGGTGGGGGCCCACCACGTATGACAAGGACGGCGCCGACCCGGTCGCCAAGACCCCCGTCGGAACCGGGTTCTGCAACTACCAGATGCCGAGCGGCTTCATCGCGCTCTACCCACACCTGGAGTACAAGGGCTGGCGGGCGCCTGACTGCTACTCCAAGACGCCCCCGCAGCCGTCCCTGTTCCTGGCGCCGAAGGTGCCCTCGGACTCCGAGGACGGCGGCCTGTCGACCTTCGTCAAGCTCGGGCAGTGGACCGCGCTGCAGGACCGGCTGGGGTCGCGGCAGTACGAGCAGGCCACCCAGGTCTCCTGGGGCACCGCGAACGCCATCAACCAGGGCGCAGCCCTGGCCGCGGCCGGCATCGGCGTGCCGCTGGCGGCGAAACTGACCAAGGGGAGCCTGCTCACCAACCGCATCGTGCAGAAGATCTGGCCCCTCACCGCACGGACCGTCAATCAGTGGGTGACGGCAGCCGGCGACTGGGCGGCGAAGAGTCCCGACTTGTACCGCGGGGTGATCACCAAGGCCTCGACCCGGGCTGCGGCCAAGGTCGCCGCGAAGACCGCTGCGAAGGTGGCCGCCAAGGCCCTCGCGCGTGCCCTGACCGGCAGCGCCTTCGTCGCCATCGACTTCATCGTGACCGTGGTGCTGACCTCGATCGAGTTCTCCCAGCAGGTGCAGCTGCCCAAGAGCCTGGCCAAGGGGCTACGGGACGCGCGGACGAAGGCGCCGAACCTCGCCTCGATCCTCGCGAACGACAGCACGTACGCGGGCGCCTTCACGTCGTTCCTGATGGCCACGGTGCCCGAGGCCGAGGGCGGGTGCGTCGACTCCGGCCCGGTCATCGGCGGCGGCCCGTTCGCGATCGGCTGCGCGAACGCGCCCTCCCCGCCGGGTCGTCCGACGGGCGACCCTGTCTTCCAGGTGACCACCTACAAGGAGACCCCGGCCACCGACACGACCGAGGTACTCGCCACCGAGCCCAGCGACACCATCGGCTTCATCAGCCCACTGGGGGAGGCGCTGGTCGCGCGGGCCAGCGGCAAGGGCTGGTTCGTCTTCAGGAAGCTCGATCCGGAGACCGGTGAGGCCGGCCCGGACATCCAGTCCCTCGACGTCCCGTACGTGGCGTGGGACGGCACGGCCATGGTGGCGCAGCGGATCTGGAACCAGACCCAGGGCCGCCACCGCTTCGTGGTCAGCCCGGTCGACCAGAAGGCCGCGTTCGCCGACTGGTGCGCGGCCCAGTGCGTCGTCGACGGACTACGCATGGTGGACCTGGACGGCCGCACGGTCTACGTGACCCTCGAGGACCCCACGCCGCTGGATGCTCCCGAGCCGGTGTACGCGCGGGTTCTCACCCGGTACCTGCCGTCGGAGTTCCGGATCGCCAACCCCGATCCGAACGTGACCTACACCTGGCGGTTCGAGTGCCAGGTGGCTACTCCCAACTGCGCCCAGGCTGTGGATCTGTCATCACCCACGGGGTTCGGTCCAGCAACGGCTACCTTCACCGGACCGGTCATCACATACGGGGTAACCCTGTTGGGGGGGTCGGTCACCGCGTCGAGGGAGGGCTTCCTCCCGGTGACGACGCAGCTCGTCTACACCCTGGTCGACCCGAGCAACGTGATCGACTTCCCGCGGCCGGCGGACATGCAGTTCGCCGTGGACCCCCTCACCGGGCAGCCGACGGCCGTGCAGCAACTGACGGCGACGGCGGAGTCCCTGAGACCGGTGACCCTGACCGTCGCCCCCGAGTCCGCCGACGTCTGCGCCATCGAGGGCGGCGACACCGCCCGGGCGGTGGGGGTCGGGACCTGCACGATCACGGCGACCCAGAACGGTGACGCCACGGAACTCGCGCCCGGTGCCTGGTACGTCCTCCCCCCTGGCGTGTACCCCCGCGCGGACCCGGTCACCCGGTCGTTCACCATCACCAAGGGCACCGTCAACGTGCCGGTCCTCGTGGCCCAGGTGCACTTCTCGGATCCGCTGCCGACGGCGGCGCCGACGATCACGACTGCGATCGAGCCGTACGAGGTCGGCGGCGAGCTGACGGGGTGCACGGCGCCGGACTGGCTGGTGGACGCCCAGGGCCGGGTGGTCGAACCCGCGTCCTTCTATCCGGCCGCCGGGTGCGAGGGCCTGACTAGTCCGACGCACGAGCTGGGCTACAGCGCGGCCATCGAGGTCCTGCCGGAGGATGCCACGCTGCAGCACCTGTCATGGGGCCGCATCCAGGAGATCCAGCTGCGGTCGCGGCTCTCCGAGGTCCAGGACGGGACGCCCGGCGACGTCACCCAGGCGACGGTGGACTTCGAGGTGTTCGCGTCGGGGAACACGGGCGACACCCCCGACTACGTCGTACCCAACGTCGCCGTCGCGGGGAACGGGATCGCGTCGGCCTCCCTGACCGACGTGCCGGCGGACACCTACCGCGTGACGACGAGGATCTCGGAGGGCAGTCGCTTCTACGCCGCGGCGCCCGTGACCGGTTCGGTCACGGTGACGGACGCCGCACCCGCACCCCCGGGACCACCGGGGCTTCCCGTGGACTGGCCACCCGCGCCCGCGCCTGACGTTCCCGCCGACCCACCCGCGGACGCACCGGTCGGACCCCCGGCGGACAGCCCCGCCGGACCGCCGGCGGACAGCCCCGCCGGTCCGCCGGGGGACGTCCCCGCGGAGCCGAACGTCGTGCCCCCGGGCGCCGGGCCGGGACCGGCACGGACCGCTCCCGCCGCGGTGACCGGTCTCCGGGCGAAGATCGTCCGGGCGAAACGGTCGGCCGTCATTCGGTGGCAGGCCCCGCCCGGCGAGGTCACCGGCTACCGGGTGCGGATCAGCCGGCCGGACTCGACGCGGTACCGCGCCTGGAGGACAGTGGACGCCACCGCGATCACCCTGAGGGTGCTTCGCGGGGACGCCCGCTACCGGGTCCAGGTCAAACCACGCAACCAGGCCGGGGCCGGACCCGTGGTGACCCTCACCTTCCGCACCGGACGGTGGCGCTGACGCCCTCCGCCCCTCCCGCCTCCTCTCCCCTCCCCGACGGAATGAGTCCGGGCGTTGCTTGAGGCCCGCTTCAGACGCCGAGAGCGACGCCCGGACTCATTCCGTGGCACCGCGGGGAGGTCGTGCCACGGGCGGGCGGCAGGGTGCCGCTCGGGTTAGGGTCCGCCGCATGGCCGAGGGGGCGCGGGCGCCGGGCGACCTTCCCGGGGCGGACAGGCTCGACCGGCTCGTCGGGCGCGACCACGAGCTGGACCTGCTGCTCGGGCTGGTCCAGCGGCCCGACCACCGCCTCGTCACCGTGACCGGTCCCTCCGGAGTGGGCAAGACGCGGCTCGCTGCGGAAGCACTCCAACGCCTCGCGTGGGTGGCGCAGGTCAAGGTGCCACTGGCCGCCGTCCGGGACGCGACCCTGATGCCGGACGCCATCGTCGCCTCGATCCAGGACGGGCCGGGCGCTGCTGGTGGACCGGCCGAGGCCCTGTGGCAGCGGTACTCCGGGGACGAGGTCGTGCTGCTGCTCGACAACGTCGAGCAGATCCCCGGAGCGGCCGACGTCGTGCTGGCACTGCTGGACGACTACCCGAAGGCGACGGTGCTCGCCACCAGCGTCCGCCCACTGTCGGCCGCCGGGGAGTACGCGCTGCCGCTGCGACCCCTGCCGGTCCCGGACCCGGACGCCATCCTGCATGACGGCACCCACCCGGCGCTGACGATGTTCCTGCAGCGGGCCTCCGCCGCGGACGCGACGATCGTCCCCGACGACGACTGGGTCGCGGGCGCCGCCGAGGTGTGCCGCGCCGTCGGCGGCCTCCCGCTCGCGATCGAGCTGGCCGCGGCGCGCAGCGCATCGATCCCCCCGGCGCTGATGGCTTCCCAGCTGGCGCGCACCGGCGGCCTCGGCCTGCTGCGAGGTGGCGCTCCGGGAGCACCGGACCGGCACAGCAGCCTGTCCGCGACGCTGGAGTGGACCACTCAGTTCCTGTCGCCCCCGGCGGCCGAACTCTTCACGGCCATGGCCGTCTTCGAGGGGCCAGCAGCACCGGACGCCCTGTCGTGGCTGGTCCCGCCGGGGACGGAAGCGCTCGACCCGCTGTCGGAACTGGTGGACCTCCACCTGGTGGAGATGGACGTCTCCGACCCGGAGGAGCCGCTGTTCTGGCTGCTGCCGCCGATCCGCGCCTTCGCCGCCGACCGGCTGGCCGCGGAGGGCGGGACCGATACGGCGCTGGAGCGCCACGACTCCTACGTACGCGTCCGCGCGCAGACCGGTGCCGGCTGGGCACCGTACGAGGTCGCCGACCTGCTCGGCGCCTTCGACCGGGCGCGGCTGGCCGGACAGGTGGACTCGACGCTCGAACTGGCCCTGCTCGCGTCTCGCGGCGCACTCCCCCCGGGTGCGGACGCCTGGGTGGCCAGCAGGCTGGAGGACCTGCTGCAGGGTCCCGGCGACGACCCGGTGCTCGAGGCGCGGGCCCTGGTGTGGTCGGTGACCCACGGGCCGGCGACGGCTCCGGACCGCGCCGCCTTCGCCGCCTGGACCCAGGAGCGGGTCCAGCGCGCCATCTCGACCGCGCGGGCGTCCGGCGACCCGGCGGCGCTGCTGGACGCCCTCGAGCTCACGGTCCGGACGGTCATGGTGACCCTCGACCGGGACCTCGGGCTCAGCGGGATCCAGGAGGGCCTCGCCCTGGCCGAGCGCACCGGGGACGTCGGCCGGCTGGCGCGGTTCCGGATGTGGGCGGGCATGGCGGCGGAGTCCCAGGGGTACTCCGACCCGGCCGAGGCGATGCTGCTCCAGGCCTGGTCCGCCGGCACCCACGCCGGGGACCGGGTCGCCGCGGAGTACGCCGCGATGTTCCTGCACGTGATGGCCGTGGAGCAGGGACGGCCCATCGACGCGCCGCTCCCGCAGCTGACCGACCTGCTCGCCTCCGCCTGGCGGCACAACGACCCCTTCGAGGCGGCGACCCTGCTCTCGCTGCTGGCCGCGGACGCGACCCGCGCCGGCGACATCGGCTCCGCCGCCCGCTACGCCAGCCAGATGCTGCCCATCGCCGAGGATCGACTCCGGGTCGACCCCCTGGCCACGGCGAGGATCCTCACCACGGCCGTCCGCACCCTCGTGGCCGCCGGGCGGTTCGAGGACGCGGCGCGGATCGAGCGGTCCCTCGCCGAGCTCGAGCCGGTCCTGCGCGGGGCGATGTCCGCGGGCGGCTACGCCTCGTACGCCCAGGCCGTGTCCGACCTGACCGATGGGGGTCACCGCGAGGCGGTGGGCGGGGAGCCGGTCCGGTCGCTCCTGGAGTCCCTGCGTCTCGCCGAGCACACGCTGCGGTCGCTGATCGCGCAGACGGCCCCGCCGAGGCCCCCGCAGGTCCGACTTTCGACGGCTCCCTCGCCCGCCGGCGAGGCGTCCTTGACCCCGCGGGAGCGGGACGTGCTGGTCCTGCTCGCCCGCGGCACCAGCAACGGCGACATCGCCGACCGGCTCGGCATCTCGACGAAGACCGTCATGCACCACACCGTCGCCATCTACCGCAAGCTCGGCGTCCGCGGCCGGGCGGAAGCTGCCGCCTGGGCGGTGCGCGCCGGCCTGGCCGGCGAGTAGTCCTCGGTCTCCACCGCCGCTCGCGCCCCTCACCCCCCGACGGAATGAGTCTGGGCGTTGCTTACGCCCCGGAAATCGGCCCGTAAGCAACGTGGGGACTCATTCCGTCGCACGGGGGCGGCGGGGTGCGGGGCCGCTCCGGCTCGGCGGGCCGGCCGAGCGGGCCGAGCGGGCCGAGCGGGCCGAGCGGGCCGAGCGGGTCAGGCGTGCAGGTCGCGGCGGTCGAAGACGACCAGACCCACGGCCGCGACCACGAGGACCACCGCGGCGAACACCCCCACGTCGACCGGCGAGATCCCCTGCAGCAACGGCTCCTCCGACGAGTACCAGTTCCACGGGCTCAGCGGCCGCAGGTTGCCCAGCCAGTCGATCGTCTTGCCCAGGCCCTCGACCAGGTACGACAGGAACGCGTAGCCCGCAGCCACCGCGATGCCCGGACCGCGCCGACCGGTCGCCACCGCGACCGCCAGCGCGATCACGCCGAACGTCAGCGCCAGCAGGGCCTGGTGCAGCGTCACCGCGAACAGCTGGTCCAGCGGGATGGACGTCATGTCCGACGGGCCCGCCAGGACGACCGTGGTCAGCATCGAGGCCGCGGACAGGATCACCACGCCGACGACCATGGCCAGCGCCTTCTGCAGGTACACCGAGGTGCGGCTGACCGGCTGCGCGAGCAGCAGGTCGAGGGTGTGCCCCTCCTCCTCGCCGGCCACGCACGCGGCGCCGCGGCCCACCGCGTACGCGATCAGGATCGCCGGCAGGAAGAAGCTGTAGAGCTCGATGGACAGGTAGCCCATCGGGGTGCTCATGTCCACGGCCCCGAACAGCGCCTGCAGCTCCTCCGGCATGTTCTGCATGACCTCGTCGTAGCCGGAGTTGCTGCCGATCGAGGGGTAGAGCAGGTCGACCATGGCCACGGTGAGGATCACCGACAGCGTCCACACGGTCAGGGAGAACCGGCGCAGCCGCAGCTCGTCGAGCAGGATGCGCATCACGCCACCGTCCCCTCGTCCGCGGGGATCCCGTCCCCCGTCTCGTAGAACGTGACGAACACGTCCTCCAGGTCCGGCTCGACGCTGGTGACGGCATCGACCTCGACGGCTGCCAGTGCCTTGACCAGCGCGTCCATCGATCCCTGCGCGCGCAGCTCCAGCACTCCCTCGCGGGCGGTCACGCCGGTCACCCCCGGCAACGCCGTCAGCGTCGCCGTCAGTGCGGGCACGTCGACACCGACGCCCACGCGTACGCGGACCTCGCGTGCCACCAGACCCTTCAGCGCGTCGACGGAGTCGACCGCGACCACCCGGCCCTCCCGCATCAGCGCGACCCGGGTCGCCAGGTGCTCCACCTCCTCCATCACGTGGCTGGACAGCAGGACGGTCCGGCCCTCGTCGACCGCCTCGAACACGAAGTCGCGGAAGGTGCGCTGCAGCAACGGGTCCAGCCCGCTGGTCGGCTCGTCCAGCACCAGCAGCGGGACGTCGGGAGCGAACGCGAGCACGACCCCGACCTTCTGCTTGTTGCCCTTCGACAGGTCGCCCACCCGGCGGTCCAGGTCGAGGTCGAGGCGGTCGGCGAACCGCTGTACCCGGGAAGGGTCGACCGGCCCGCGGGCGGAGGTGTAGAGGCGGACAGCCTGACGCCCGGTCAGGCGCGGTGGCAGCGCCAGCTCACCGGGCAGGTAGCTCAGTTCCCGGCGCACCGCCACGGACTCCCGGTGGGCGTCGCGACCCATCACCGTGATGCGCCCCGCGGTCGGTCGGATCAGGTCGAGCATGGTCCGCAGCAGCGTGGTCTTGCCCGCCCCGTTGGGTCCCAGCAGCCCGAGCACCTCGCCGCGGCGCAGCTCCAGGTCCACGTCTATGACGCCGCGGGAGGAGCCGTAGTACTTGGTCACGTCCTCGAACAGCGCCACGCAGTCGCCGCCGCGCTCCGGCGGGGCCGCGCCGGCCCGGTCCCGCTCCGCGGACTCCGCCAGCGGTGCCGAGTCGGGGACGGGGAGGGTCCTTGTGGCCATATCCACGACGGTAGGCGGGGTCTACCGTGAGTCCCAGGGACCTCGGTCCCCGGGCCGGCGACGGCCGCCCCTCGGCGTCCGC
It includes:
- a CDS encoding fibronectin type III domain-containing protein, with the protein product MTLVVRLSVVIATTVGLIAASLTGVTGPLPTAPPAIAAEPPPPPPIIDRNQLVDLNGALVSDWVYSAGEFEAAAVQEVVQHFSLPPSDTAAVMGWARDQVRAQMWADLGSIITNGPDPGRPYEADMRDWFRTVIQRENVAAAQGAVDEYLKYSGWGPTTYDKDGADPVAKTPVGTGFCNYQMPSGFIALYPHLEYKGWRAPDCYSKTPPQPSLFLAPKVPSDSEDGGLSTFVKLGQWTALQDRLGSRQYEQATQVSWGTANAINQGAALAAAGIGVPLAAKLTKGSLLTNRIVQKIWPLTARTVNQWVTAAGDWAAKSPDLYRGVITKASTRAAAKVAAKTAAKVAAKALARALTGSAFVAIDFIVTVVLTSIEFSQQVQLPKSLAKGLRDARTKAPNLASILANDSTYAGAFTSFLMATVPEAEGGCVDSGPVIGGGPFAIGCANAPSPPGRPTGDPVFQVTTYKETPATDTTEVLATEPSDTIGFISPLGEALVARASGKGWFVFRKLDPETGEAGPDIQSLDVPYVAWDGTAMVAQRIWNQTQGRHRFVVSPVDQKAAFADWCAAQCVVDGLRMVDLDGRTVYVTLEDPTPLDAPEPVYARVLTRYLPSEFRIANPDPNVTYTWRFECQVATPNCAQAVDLSSPTGFGPATATFTGPVITYGVTLLGGSVTASREGFLPVTTQLVYTLVDPSNVIDFPRPADMQFAVDPLTGQPTAVQQLTATAESLRPVTLTVAPESADVCAIEGGDTARAVGVGTCTITATQNGDATELAPGAWYVLPPGVYPRADPVTRSFTITKGTVNVPVLVAQVHFSDPLPTAAPTITTAIEPYEVGGELTGCTAPDWLVDAQGRVVEPASFYPAAGCEGLTSPTHELGYSAAIEVLPEDATLQHLSWGRIQEIQLRSRLSEVQDGTPGDVTQATVDFEVFASGNTGDTPDYVVPNVAVAGNGIASASLTDVPADTYRVTTRISEGSRFYAAAPVTGSVTVTDAAPAPPGPPGLPVDWPPAPAPDVPADPPADAPVGPPADSPAGPPADSPAGPPGDVPAEPNVVPPGAGPGPARTAPAAVTGLRAKIVRAKRSAVIRWQAPPGEVTGYRVRISRPDSTRYRAWRTVDATAITLRVLRGDARYRVQVKPRNQAGAGPVVTLTFRTGRWR
- a CDS encoding ABC transporter ATP-binding protein is translated as MATRTLPVPDSAPLAESAERDRAGAAPPERGGDCVALFEDVTKYYGSSRGVIDVDLELRRGEVLGLLGPNGAGKTTLLRTMLDLIRPTAGRITVMGRDAHRESVAVRRELSYLPGELALPPRLTGRQAVRLYTSARGPVDPSRVQRFADRLDLDLDRRVGDLSKGNKQKVGVVLAFAPDVPLLVLDEPTSGLDPLLQRTFRDFVFEAVDEGRTVLLSSHVMEEVEHLATRVALMREGRVVAVDSVDALKGLVAREVRVRVGVGVDVPALTATLTALPGVTGVTAREGVLELRAQGSMDALVKALAAVEVDAVTSVEPDLEDVFVTFYETGDGIPADEGTVA
- a CDS encoding ABC transporter permease subunit, giving the protein MRILLDELRLRRFSLTVWTLSVILTVAMVDLLYPSIGSNSGYDEVMQNMPEELQALFGAVDMSTPMGYLSIELYSFFLPAILIAYAVGRGAACVAGEEEGHTLDLLLAQPVSRTSVYLQKALAMVVGVVILSAASMLTTVVLAGPSDMTSIPLDQLFAVTLHQALLALTFGVIALAVAVATGRRGPGIAVAAGYAFLSYLVEGLGKTIDWLGNLRPLSPWNWYSSEEPLLQGISPVDVGVFAAVVLVVAAVGLVVFDRRDLHA
- a CDS encoding LuxR C-terminal-related transcriptional regulator; translated protein: MAEGARAPGDLPGADRLDRLVGRDHELDLLLGLVQRPDHRLVTVTGPSGVGKTRLAAEALQRLAWVAQVKVPLAAVRDATLMPDAIVASIQDGPGAAGGPAEALWQRYSGDEVVLLLDNVEQIPGAADVVLALLDDYPKATVLATSVRPLSAAGEYALPLRPLPVPDPDAILHDGTHPALTMFLQRASAADATIVPDDDWVAGAAEVCRAVGGLPLAIELAAARSASIPPALMASQLARTGGLGLLRGGAPGAPDRHSSLSATLEWTTQFLSPPAAELFTAMAVFEGPAAPDALSWLVPPGTEALDPLSELVDLHLVEMDVSDPEEPLFWLLPPIRAFAADRLAAEGGTDTALERHDSYVRVRAQTGAGWAPYEVADLLGAFDRARLAGQVDSTLELALLASRGALPPGADAWVASRLEDLLQGPGDDPVLEARALVWSVTHGPATAPDRAAFAAWTQERVQRAISTARASGDPAALLDALELTVRTVMVTLDRDLGLSGIQEGLALAERTGDVGRLARFRMWAGMAAESQGYSDPAEAMLLQAWSAGTHAGDRVAAEYAAMFLHVMAVEQGRPIDAPLPQLTDLLASAWRHNDPFEAATLLSLLAADATRAGDIGSAARYASQMLPIAEDRLRVDPLATARILTTAVRTLVAAGRFEDAARIERSLAELEPVLRGAMSAGGYASYAQAVSDLTDGGHREAVGGEPVRSLLESLRLAEHTLRSLIAQTAPPRPPQVRLSTAPSPAGEASLTPRERDVLVLLARGTSNGDIADRLGISTKTVMHHTVAIYRKLGVRGRAEAAAWAVRAGLAGE